One window from the genome of Roseisolibacter agri encodes:
- a CDS encoding PQQ-dependent dehydrogenase, methanol/ethanol family: protein MSSRCPERRAARALLAAALLASPLLAAACRGNETPNFEAAVNKAGAMEMRTLAAPSGTVATNLPAEDGQWTMAAKDYANTRYSGLAEISAASVKNLHVAWTWSTGNPYGHEGTPLVVGTTMYVVTPFPNELYALDVGAQGAIKWKYAPPFIPAAPGVSCCGHINRGPTYADGRVFFTTLDNQVVAVDAATGREAWRTTLGAIERGETMSMAPLVVKGKVIVGNSGGEFGARGWLTALDAATGKIAWRAYGTGSDKDVLIGPAFKPFYAKDQGKDLGATTWQPGGWKNGGATSWGWLSYDPELDLLYYGTGNAGPWNPDLRPGDNKWAATLFARDPDTGEARWAYQIWPHDRNDYDAINESVLLDLPVGGRPRKLLLRAEKNGYMYLFDRATGEVVAADSFAYSTVMHGVDLKTGAPRENPERWVRHGKVTREICPSVQGAKDHEPTAYSFRTGLVYVPGNNLCEDVEGTEANYIEGTPYLGAISRAYAGPGGHRGEFFAWDPVARRKVWSRRERFPLWGGALATAGDVVFYGTMDRWFRAVHARTGQLLWQFRTGAGIVAPPITFRGPDGKQYVAVMDGPGGWMAATVEAHADPADSTGSDGAVGASADLRQHTVRGGTLYVFGLP, encoded by the coding sequence ATGTCTTCGCGCTGCCCTGAGCGCCGCGCGGCCCGCGCGCTCCTCGCGGCCGCGCTCCTCGCATCTCCGCTGCTCGCCGCCGCGTGCCGCGGCAACGAGACGCCGAACTTCGAGGCGGCCGTCAACAAGGCCGGCGCGATGGAGATGCGCACGCTCGCCGCGCCCAGCGGCACCGTCGCCACCAACCTGCCGGCGGAGGACGGCCAGTGGACGATGGCGGCGAAGGACTACGCGAACACGCGCTACAGCGGGCTCGCGGAGATCTCCGCCGCCAGCGTGAAGAACCTGCACGTCGCGTGGACCTGGTCCACCGGCAACCCGTACGGCCACGAGGGGACGCCGCTGGTGGTGGGCACGACGATGTACGTCGTGACGCCCTTCCCCAACGAGCTGTACGCGCTCGACGTGGGGGCGCAGGGCGCGATCAAGTGGAAGTACGCGCCGCCGTTCATCCCCGCGGCGCCCGGCGTGAGCTGCTGCGGGCACATCAACCGCGGGCCCACGTACGCCGACGGCCGCGTCTTCTTCACCACGCTCGACAACCAGGTGGTCGCCGTCGACGCGGCCACCGGGCGCGAGGCGTGGCGCACCACGCTCGGCGCGATCGAGCGCGGCGAGACGATGTCGATGGCACCGCTGGTCGTGAAGGGCAAGGTGATCGTGGGCAACAGCGGCGGCGAGTTCGGCGCGCGCGGGTGGCTCACGGCGCTCGACGCGGCCACCGGGAAGATTGCCTGGCGCGCGTACGGCACCGGCAGCGACAAGGACGTGCTGATCGGCCCCGCGTTCAAGCCGTTCTACGCCAAGGACCAGGGGAAGGACCTCGGCGCGACGACCTGGCAGCCGGGCGGCTGGAAGAACGGCGGCGCGACGTCGTGGGGCTGGCTCTCGTACGACCCCGAGCTCGACCTGCTGTACTACGGCACCGGCAACGCGGGCCCCTGGAATCCCGACCTCCGCCCCGGCGACAACAAGTGGGCGGCGACGCTGTTCGCGCGCGACCCCGACACCGGCGAGGCGCGCTGGGCGTACCAGATCTGGCCGCACGACCGCAACGACTACGACGCGATCAACGAGAGCGTGCTGCTCGACCTGCCGGTGGGCGGTCGGCCGCGCAAGCTGCTGCTGCGCGCCGAGAAGAACGGCTACATGTACCTGTTCGACCGCGCGACGGGCGAGGTCGTGGCGGCCGACTCGTTCGCGTACAGCACGGTGATGCACGGCGTCGACCTCAAGACCGGCGCGCCGCGCGAGAACCCCGAGCGCTGGGTGCGCCACGGCAAGGTGACGCGCGAGATCTGCCCGTCGGTGCAGGGCGCGAAGGACCACGAGCCGACCGCGTACTCGTTCCGCACGGGCCTCGTCTACGTCCCCGGGAACAACCTCTGCGAGGACGTCGAGGGGACGGAGGCGAACTACATCGAGGGCACGCCGTACCTGGGCGCGATCTCGCGCGCCTACGCCGGGCCGGGTGGCCACCGGGGCGAGTTCTTCGCCTGGGATCCGGTGGCGCGCCGCAAGGTGTGGTCGCGGCGCGAGCGCTTCCCGCTGTGGGGCGGCGCGCTCGCGACCGCCGGCGACGTCGTGTTCTACGGGACGATGGACCGCTGGTTCCGCGCGGTGCACGCGCGCACGGGCCAGCTGCTGTGGCAGTTCCGCACCGGCGCCGGCATCGTCGCGCCGCCGATCACCTTCCGCGGGCCGGACGGCAAGCAGTACGTCGCCGTCATGGACGGTCCCGGCGGCTGGATGGCGGCGACGGTCGAGGCCCACGCCGACCCGGCCGACTCCACCGGCAGCGACGGCGCGGTGGGCGCCTCGGCCGACCTGCGGCAACACACCGTGCGAGGAGGGACGCTGTATGTCTTCGGGCTCCCCTGA
- a CDS encoding methanol/ethanol family PQQ-dependent dehydrogenase: MTLAFDHTAARRAHTLARRATCAAALVLAACDADGAPAARAAATDPAADDGQWTMPAKNYASTRYSALAQVTAANVRGLRLAWTFTTDVRRGHEAAPLVVGSTLYVVSPFPNELYALDLANGGALKWTYRPPHLRAAPGVACCDVVNRGAAYADGKLFFNTLDNQVVAVDTSGKEAWRTTVGAIERGETMTMAPLVVKGKVLVGNSGGEFGVRGWLTALDANTGKIAWRAYSTGPDKDVLIGPDFRPFYASERGRDLGVHTWPAGMWRHGGGAVWGWLSYDPELDLVFYGTGNPGPWNADMRPGDNKWTAGLFARDPDTGQARWFYQWNPHDVWDHDGVNEPLLLELPIGGRQRRVIVSPERNGYVYVLDRATGQVLSATPYAHVTTTRGVDTATGRLRLVSGKEPGVGRVVRDICPAAPGAKDWQPSAFSPRTGLVYLPHQNLCMDFESTEANYIEGTPYVGANVRMYPGPGGHRGEVTAWDPVRGRAAWKLREPFPVWSGALATAGDVVFYGTMDRWFKAVDARTGALLWQFRTASGIIGQPITFRGPDGKQYVAILDGVGGWSGAIVAGAADPRDSTVALGFAGAMSDLPAVTNRGGTLYVFALP, translated from the coding sequence TTGACGCTCGCGTTCGACCACACCGCTGCCCGGCGCGCGCACACCCTCGCGCGCCGCGCGACCTGCGCCGCCGCCCTCGTCCTCGCCGCGTGCGACGCCGACGGCGCGCCAGCTGCGCGCGCGGCGGCGACCGACCCCGCCGCCGACGACGGGCAGTGGACGATGCCGGCGAAGAACTACGCGAGCACGCGCTACAGCGCGCTCGCGCAGGTCACCGCGGCCAACGTGCGCGGGCTGCGGCTCGCGTGGACCTTCACCACCGACGTGCGGCGCGGGCACGAGGCGGCGCCGCTGGTCGTCGGCAGCACGCTCTACGTCGTCAGCCCCTTCCCCAACGAGCTGTACGCGCTCGACCTGGCGAACGGCGGCGCGCTCAAGTGGACGTACCGCCCGCCGCACCTGCGCGCGGCGCCCGGCGTCGCCTGCTGCGACGTCGTGAACCGCGGCGCCGCGTACGCCGACGGGAAGCTCTTCTTCAACACGCTCGACAACCAGGTCGTCGCCGTCGACACGAGCGGGAAGGAGGCGTGGCGCACCACCGTCGGCGCCATCGAGCGCGGCGAGACGATGACCATGGCCCCGCTGGTCGTGAAGGGAAAGGTCCTCGTCGGCAACAGCGGCGGCGAGTTCGGCGTGCGCGGATGGCTCACGGCGCTCGACGCGAACACCGGCAAGATCGCGTGGCGCGCGTACAGCACGGGACCCGACAAGGACGTGCTGATCGGCCCCGACTTCAGGCCGTTCTACGCGTCGGAGCGCGGGCGCGACCTCGGCGTGCACACGTGGCCCGCGGGGATGTGGCGCCACGGCGGCGGCGCGGTGTGGGGCTGGCTCTCGTACGATCCGGAGCTCGATCTCGTCTTCTACGGCACCGGGAACCCCGGCCCGTGGAACGCCGACATGCGGCCCGGCGACAACAAGTGGACGGCCGGCCTGTTCGCGCGCGACCCCGACACCGGGCAGGCGCGCTGGTTCTACCAGTGGAACCCACACGACGTGTGGGACCACGACGGCGTGAACGAGCCGCTGCTGCTGGAGCTGCCGATCGGCGGGCGACAGCGCCGGGTGATCGTGAGCCCGGAGCGCAACGGCTACGTCTACGTGCTGGATCGCGCCACCGGACAGGTGCTGTCGGCCACGCCGTACGCGCACGTCACGACGACGCGCGGCGTGGACACCGCGACGGGGCGGCTGCGCCTCGTGAGCGGCAAGGAGCCCGGCGTGGGCCGCGTGGTGCGCGACATCTGCCCCGCGGCGCCCGGCGCGAAGGACTGGCAGCCGTCGGCGTTCTCGCCGCGCACGGGGCTCGTCTACCTGCCGCACCAGAACCTCTGCATGGACTTCGAGTCCACGGAGGCCAACTACATCGAGGGCACGCCGTACGTGGGCGCGAACGTGCGCATGTATCCGGGGCCCGGCGGCCACCGCGGCGAAGTGACCGCGTGGGACCCGGTGCGCGGCCGCGCCGCGTGGAAGCTGCGCGAGCCCTTTCCCGTGTGGAGCGGCGCGCTGGCGACGGCGGGCGACGTCGTCTTCTACGGCACGATGGACCGCTGGTTCAAGGCGGTCGACGCGCGCACCGGCGCGCTGCTCTGGCAGTTCCGCACCGCGTCGGGGATCATCGGCCAGCCGATCACCTTCCGCGGGCCCGACGGCAAGCAGTACGTGGCGATCCTCGACGGCGTGGGCGGCTGGTCCGGCGCGATCGTCGCCGGCGCGGCCGACCCGCGCGACTCCACGGTGGCGCTGGGCTTCGCCGGCGCGATGTCCGACCTGCCCGCCGTGACCAACCGTGGAGGGACGCTCTATGTCTTCGCGCTGCCCTGA
- a CDS encoding SusC/RagA family TonB-linked outer membrane protein, which yields MARGLFPVFVGGLLLAGSLGAQAPTGTISGRVVDSTSQQPLANVTVSIVGTQRGALTRNDGGFVIAQVPAGAARVRAARIGYASREEAVTVNAGATATVSISLPSVAASLSEVVVVGYGTQRREAITGSVAKVDADAANLGVIANPTALLNARVAGVNITVNNGEPGGGAQIRIRGGTSISASNDPLYVIDGVPIQNDNTVATGVAIGNTAALDRNPLNSLNPSDITSMTVLKDAAATAIYGSRGANGVVLIETKKGAGGTSQIEYEVAVGAATAARKLDVLNGSEYRSFVQSQISNGNLPATANASLGTANTDWEDEMTRVGYTQNHNLAFSGGSQTTQYRAALNYFDQQGVVIANGLTRYQGRVNANHQAIGGKLQTGVNLTASRVNNKYLPFDNTAGFDGGVFTNVAVFNPTQPVLTSTGTFYEVGTGAQSIRNPVALARQINDVAPENRVLGNVNASYSLLPSLTARTTVGIDFANSVRQTYLPLTNPVGASTNGRARQAERDLQNVNFQGLLTFAPDISESNDIEVLGGYEFSRFDNRGFEAEARGFRTDAFSFNNLGAGTLEGAPAPTSYIEQSRLVSFFGRANYGFRNRYFLTGVLRYDGSSRLAPGNKWSVFPAISGSWRLSEEGFLKDGPFSNLSLRAGWGRQGNQAVKPYATQLLLKTNNSARYPFGDQVITGFAASQVANPNLKWETSEQINVGFDYGFSNDRFTGVLDFYQKDTKDLLLDVPVAQPAVVSTRIENVGSIRNRGMELSLDARIFDGATRSLSSGLVLSVERNEVVELGLDRQFIITGVVSGQGQSGKFAQRLIPGEPIGTFWGAEFVGFNDKGQQIFNKYTVTRDAQGRETGRTLNGTTTTPTGDDERIIGNANPGFSLGLRSNATWNRFDASWLWRGEFNRDVFNNTALVYSTTANAKQGRNFLSSALSQGDAFGEPAIYSSRWIEDGSFVRLQNVTIGYRFRLPSGFAGGRETRVFLSGDNLLLFTPYEGLDPEVFVRAGDGVTGTASRGIDYLAYPRARTFTTGARIQF from the coding sequence GTGGCTCGTGGCCTCTTCCCGGTGTTCGTCGGCGGCCTGCTGCTCGCCGGCTCACTGGGCGCGCAGGCCCCGACGGGCACGATCAGCGGGCGGGTCGTCGACTCGACGTCGCAGCAACCGCTCGCGAACGTGACGGTCTCCATCGTGGGCACGCAGCGCGGCGCCCTGACGCGCAACGACGGCGGCTTCGTCATCGCCCAGGTCCCCGCCGGCGCCGCCCGGGTGCGCGCGGCGCGCATCGGCTATGCGTCGCGCGAGGAGGCGGTGACGGTCAACGCCGGCGCGACCGCGACCGTCAGCATCTCGCTCCCGTCCGTCGCGGCGAGCCTCTCCGAGGTCGTCGTCGTCGGCTACGGCACGCAGCGCCGCGAGGCGATCACCGGGTCGGTGGCCAAGGTCGACGCCGACGCCGCCAACCTCGGCGTCATCGCCAACCCGACCGCGCTGCTCAACGCGCGCGTGGCGGGCGTCAACATCACGGTCAACAACGGCGAGCCGGGCGGCGGGGCGCAGATCCGCATCCGCGGCGGCACGTCGATCAGCGCCAGCAACGATCCGCTCTACGTGATCGACGGCGTGCCGATCCAGAACGACAACACCGTCGCTACGGGCGTCGCGATCGGCAACACGGCGGCGCTCGACCGCAACCCGCTGAACTCGCTCAACCCGAGCGACATCACGTCGATGACCGTCCTCAAGGACGCGGCGGCGACGGCGATCTACGGCAGCCGCGGCGCCAACGGCGTCGTGCTCATCGAGACCAAGAAGGGCGCCGGCGGCACCTCGCAGATCGAGTACGAGGTGGCGGTCGGCGCCGCGACGGCGGCCCGCAAGCTCGACGTCCTGAACGGCAGCGAGTACCGCAGCTTCGTCCAGTCGCAGATCAGCAACGGGAACCTCCCGGCCACCGCGAACGCCAGCCTCGGCACGGCGAACACGGACTGGGAGGACGAGATGACGCGCGTCGGGTACACGCAGAACCACAACCTGGCGTTCTCGGGCGGGTCGCAGACGACGCAGTACCGCGCGGCGCTCAACTACTTCGACCAGCAGGGCGTCGTCATCGCCAACGGGCTGACGCGCTACCAGGGCCGCGTGAACGCCAACCACCAGGCGATCGGCGGCAAGCTGCAGACGGGCGTCAACCTCACGGCGTCGCGGGTCAACAACAAGTACCTGCCGTTCGACAACACCGCCGGCTTCGACGGCGGCGTGTTCACGAACGTGGCCGTGTTCAACCCGACGCAGCCGGTCCTCACGTCCACCGGCACGTTCTACGAGGTGGGCACCGGCGCGCAGTCGATCCGCAACCCGGTGGCGCTGGCGCGGCAGATCAACGACGTCGCGCCCGAGAACCGCGTCCTCGGCAACGTCAACGCGTCGTACAGCCTCCTCCCGAGCCTGACGGCGCGCACGACGGTCGGCATCGACTTCGCGAACTCGGTGCGGCAGACCTACCTGCCGCTCACGAACCCGGTCGGCGCCTCGACCAACGGCCGCGCGCGCCAGGCCGAGCGCGACCTGCAGAACGTGAACTTCCAGGGGCTGCTGACCTTCGCGCCGGACATCAGCGAGTCGAACGACATCGAGGTCCTGGGCGGCTACGAGTTCTCGCGCTTCGACAACCGCGGCTTCGAGGCCGAGGCGCGCGGCTTCCGCACCGACGCCTTCTCGTTCAACAACCTGGGCGCCGGCACGCTCGAGGGCGCGCCCGCGCCGACGTCGTACATCGAGCAGAGCCGCCTGGTGTCGTTCTTCGGGCGCGCCAACTACGGCTTCCGCAACCGGTACTTCCTCACCGGCGTGCTGCGCTACGACGGCTCGTCGCGCCTGGCGCCGGGCAACAAGTGGTCGGTGTTCCCGGCCATCTCCGGCTCGTGGCGCCTGAGCGAGGAGGGCTTCCTGAAGGACGGCCCGTTCTCGAACCTGAGCCTCCGCGCCGGCTGGGGGCGCCAGGGCAACCAGGCCGTGAAGCCGTACGCGACGCAGCTGCTGCTGAAGACCAACAACAGCGCGCGCTATCCGTTCGGCGACCAGGTCATCACGGGCTTCGCGGCGTCGCAGGTCGCCAACCCGAACCTGAAGTGGGAGACGTCGGAGCAGATCAACGTCGGCTTCGACTACGGCTTCTCGAACGACCGGTTCACGGGCGTCCTCGACTTCTACCAGAAGGACACGAAGGACCTGCTGCTCGACGTGCCGGTGGCGCAGCCGGCCGTGGTGAGCACGCGCATCGAGAACGTCGGGTCGATCCGCAACCGCGGGATGGAGCTGTCGCTCGACGCGCGGATCTTCGACGGCGCGACGCGCAGCCTGTCGTCGGGGCTCGTGCTGAGCGTGGAGCGCAACGAGGTGGTGGAGCTGGGCCTCGACCGGCAGTTCATCATCACCGGCGTCGTCAGCGGCCAGGGCCAGTCGGGCAAGTTCGCGCAGCGCCTGATCCCCGGCGAGCCGATCGGCACCTTCTGGGGCGCGGAGTTCGTCGGCTTCAACGACAAGGGCCAGCAGATCTTCAACAAGTACACGGTCACGCGCGACGCGCAGGGCCGCGAGACCGGCCGCACGCTGAACGGCACGACGACGACGCCGACGGGCGACGACGAGCGCATCATCGGCAACGCCAACCCGGGCTTCAGCCTCGGCCTGCGCAGCAACGCGACGTGGAACCGCTTCGACGCCAGCTGGCTGTGGCGGGGCGAGTTCAACCGCGACGTCTTCAACAACACGGCGCTCGTCTACTCGACGACGGCGAACGCCAAGCAGGGGCGCAACTTCCTGTCGTCGGCGCTGAGTCAGGGGGACGCGTTCGGCGAGCCGGCGATCTACTCGTCGCGCTGGATCGAGGACGGCTCGTTCGTCCGCCTGCAGAACGTGACGATCGGCTACCGCTTCCGGCTGCCGAGCGGCTTCGCCGGTGGGCGCGAGACGCGCGTCTTCCTCTCGGGCGACAACCTGCTGCTCTTCACGCCCTACGAGGGGCTGGATCCGGAGGTGTTCGTGCGCGCCGGCGACGGCGTGACCGGCACCGCGTCGCGCGGCATCGACTACCTGGCGTATCCGCGCGCCCGGACCTTCACGACCGGCGCCCGCATCCAGTTCTGA
- a CDS encoding RagB/SusD family nutrient uptake outer membrane protein, whose amino-acid sequence MPTYLSQTLRRSALGALLLAAGSLGAVQGCTDLTETPRDALTPANAFKTDQEILAGAAAVYAQLRSTQWGYYNLSEITSDEQLVPTRGSDWFDNGRWLEIYRQSWNSNSGSALEDMNGVWNDMFSGVAKANLMISVVEASNSANKEANLAELRTLRAWFYYVLMDFFGGVPLVTTTEVEPRANVSRDSIFKFIESELNAARAVLPDKPAQYGRVSKGVANAILANMYINAPVFQGTVTAGGLQRAAGRYQNAIDAADRVINSGVYSLASDYKANFAVNNETSPENIFVIANTSAPPGLGMSLQMRTLHYNQHGVQGGPWNGFAGLAETYRTYDQADVRRSVWLTGPQISFVTGQPTTDRQGAPLVFTDTIGDITKANENEGPRLLKYPPLLSAPNGDSFPNDFVYFRLAEMYLIKAEALNELGRTAEAIALVNRIRERAFEPDKPLSTGLSQAQARQAILSERLFEFAGEAKRRQDLIRMGGLPGVTLTFTGARQFKTAQSPYKVLFPIPATQLQNNPLLVQNAGY is encoded by the coding sequence ATGCCGACCTATCTCTCGCAGACCCTCCGTCGAAGTGCCCTCGGGGCCCTGCTGCTCGCCGCGGGGTCCCTGGGCGCCGTCCAGGGCTGCACCGACCTCACCGAGACGCCGCGCGACGCGCTGACGCCGGCCAACGCGTTCAAGACGGACCAGGAGATCCTGGCCGGCGCGGCGGCCGTGTACGCGCAGCTGCGCTCGACGCAGTGGGGCTACTACAACCTCAGCGAGATCACGTCGGACGAGCAGCTCGTCCCGACGCGCGGCAGCGACTGGTTCGACAACGGCCGCTGGCTCGAGATCTACCGCCAGTCGTGGAACTCGAACTCCGGCTCCGCGCTGGAGGACATGAACGGCGTCTGGAACGACATGTTCTCGGGGGTCGCGAAGGCGAACCTGATGATCAGCGTCGTCGAGGCGAGCAACAGCGCGAACAAGGAGGCCAACCTCGCCGAGCTGCGGACGCTGCGGGCGTGGTTCTACTATGTGCTGATGGACTTCTTCGGCGGCGTGCCGCTGGTGACGACGACCGAGGTCGAGCCGCGGGCGAACGTCTCGCGCGACTCGATCTTCAAGTTCATCGAGTCCGAGCTGAACGCGGCGCGCGCGGTGCTGCCCGACAAGCCGGCGCAGTACGGCCGCGTGAGCAAGGGCGTGGCGAACGCGATCCTCGCGAACATGTACATCAACGCCCCGGTGTTCCAGGGGACGGTGACGGCGGGCGGGCTGCAGCGCGCGGCCGGCCGCTACCAGAACGCGATCGACGCCGCGGACCGCGTCATCAACTCGGGCGTGTACTCGCTGGCGTCGGACTACAAGGCGAACTTCGCGGTCAACAACGAGACGTCGCCCGAGAACATCTTCGTCATCGCCAACACGTCGGCGCCGCCGGGGCTCGGCATGAGCCTGCAGATGCGGACGCTGCACTACAACCAGCACGGCGTGCAGGGCGGCCCGTGGAACGGCTTCGCCGGGCTGGCGGAGACGTACCGCACCTACGACCAGGCCGACGTGCGCCGCAGCGTGTGGCTCACCGGCCCGCAGATCAGCTTCGTGACCGGCCAGCCGACGACGGACCGCCAGGGCGCGCCGCTGGTCTTCACGGACACGATCGGCGACATCACGAAGGCGAACGAGAACGAGGGCCCGCGCCTGCTCAAGTACCCGCCGCTGCTGTCGGCGCCGAACGGCGACTCCTTCCCGAACGACTTCGTGTACTTCCGCCTGGCCGAGATGTACCTGATCAAGGCCGAGGCGCTGAACGAGCTGGGACGGACGGCGGAGGCGATCGCGCTGGTCAACCGGATCCGCGAGCGCGCGTTCGAGCCGGACAAGCCGCTCAGCACCGGCCTGTCGCAGGCGCAGGCGCGCCAGGCGATCCTGAGCGAGCGCCTGTTCGAGTTCGCCGGCGAGGCGAAGCGCCGCCAGGACCTGATCCGCATGGGCGGGCTGCCCGGCGTCACGCTGACCTTCACGGGGGCGCGCCAGTTCAAGACGGCGCAGTCGCCCTACAAGGTGCTCTTCCCGATCCCGGCCACGCAGCTCCAGAACAACCCGCTGCTGGTCCAGAACGCCGGCTACTGA